The sequence below is a genomic window from Gadus morhua chromosome 12, gadMor3.0, whole genome shotgun sequence.
TAAAGACCGAATCTAGGGGTTCATTCACTTCCCAGCATGCAACTGACCTGTCCATGTTGCTGATCTGGTTGTGCAGGGCTAGGAAGGACACCGGGGAGTCAATGGCCTCCCTGCTCTTGGCGCACAACCTCACCACCTTCAGACCTGTCTGGTGGATCTTCTCCGTCAGCTGATCCACGGCAATGTTACTGGGAGCGCACACCAGCACCGGCCTGCAGATCACAACGCCCGCACAGAGAATGAGATATGCATGTCATTGCAGGAGTGCGTCACCCCAGCTCATGGGGACCATGTCCGGTCTCCCCAGGTCATTACGGGGACCACAGACagtcatgttgttgttgttgttacccCAGGTCATGTGGGGACTACAGTCGGGGTGTGTGACCAGATGGGATTGGGAGATCCACAATGCAGGTATCTATGGGGACTGAAATGGGGTTGTGCTACCCCAGGTATTTGCATGGACCACCAAATGCGATTGTGAAGTCCACAGCCGAGGGAGTTAGTTTTCTGCACATATTCAACGTACCCATTGCCCTGGCGGGCCAGGTGGTAGACTATGGTGGCGGAGGTGACCGTCTTCCCTGTGCCGGGTGGGCCCTGAATCAGACTGAGGGGCCTCTGGAGTACAGTCTTGACAGCATACACCTGGAAATAGACACACAACAATTACATTCTCCAAACCGGTCATGTTTCTGTTAAGTCCATGTCCTTCAAAGACCGAGAAAAGCAACACTTAACACCAACTTCATTTTTCATAATAATATCTATATCTAAAAGGCTTCTACAAAGAACATCTGAATAGGACATCAAGGGCCAATtaacattgggggggggggctggttgagGAGTTGGGGGGGGTGAGTCACCCCCCCCAACTCACCCGACTGGGGGTGAGTGAGGTACCTGGGAGTGATTGAGGTCGGGCAGACCCTGAGCCGTAAAGCGCTTGGGCAGCTGGCACTTGATGACCACATCCTCCACCTCGTGGCCCAGCAACTTGTGGTAGATGTACCCCGACACAGAGGTCTCGTCCACAGCAAACGTCTTCAGGGCACTCTGcatcctgaaacacacacacacacacacacacacacaaaccttagATACAACCACATCAAATCCGCTTTGCTCAAACCCCCATTCTGGAAGCTTGCCGGGAAATGCCAAGGAAAACGCATGTAATGATTAAACATTAAGGTGTGAAGAATAAAGAAGCACAACAAGAAAGTGGCAATAGGTCTACCTGTCAAAAGACGTTGACTTCCACACAAAGTCCACCTGAAAATTGTGCGGGATCTCCACTGGCGCCCCCACACTGCTCCTCAACTCGATCGCAATTTCGTCTCCGTAGTCAGAACAGTCGGTCAAGGAAACCTATGAATAACTACCACCATCTTGATCCCACCGTAGGACAACGCCACCTGATAATGCAGCATGTTCCGCCGGGTGCACAAAACCAAGATAGCAGGAGTGCTAGTCAGCCGATACAGAGCATAGGGCTTACTTGGAAAACATAGCATAAGGCCAGCAAAGTACAGAGACAATTTCAGCACTAGCTTGCCATGCAGAAAGCTGGCTTGTCCAACAGACACTGCAGAAGTAAGCGACACTGGTAGactgaggcagacagacagacagacagaccaatgCGAGGAGGAGGATACTGTCCGGGACTTTGATGACGTGGCCGATGCCCTTCCAGAGCGGGGCCATCTCTCCCTTGTAGCGCAGGCAGATCTCATCACCCTGCATGAGCCGCATGTCTGCAGAGAAAGGAGACAACCGTCAGAAGccctgcaacaacaacagccccaATACCACCACTCGCCGGAAGATGAGTGAGCATGACTTTTTgagcacaaaaacaaacaaaatataatataacatggTGTAAGAGGGGTTTCATGCTGAGAGTGTTGGGTTTAAATGGACCATAGAAGTCCAGATGAAGGACTGCCAGGGGTATAGAACCCCTGCGAGATGGCCAGGTGTTCAGCAGCACGGTGAGATGGACAGGGGTTCAGAACCACTGTGAGATGGGCAGGGGATCAAAGCCACACGGAGATGGATGGTGGCGGTTCTCTATTGACTACAGAGCCGTTGGGAGATGACTGTCGAATGACGTAGAAAAGCTGGGAATATTACCACCTGAGTCCGTCTTGGGCAGTGAGAAATAAGCAATCCTCTTTTTATTCAGGCCCAAGTCCCACCTGACAGTAATATTGTCCTGGGTCTGGGGGGAGGGCAAAAGACAAAACGTTAGATTACCCATGCAGCAGACAGTTTGTATCTGTCAATATACTGTTGATACATAGAGAGGCGCCCCTCCTGGTGGAGACCCCAGGAGTGCCTGcccggcagggggggggggggaccactgACCTGGGACTCTTTGAGCTTCTTGTCGTAGTCTGCTTCCAGTTTGACCAGCGGGCCGAAGATGTTCTGGTACTGGTAGGCGTCCTCATAGCGCAGCAGCACGTGCTGGGGCTCCTCGTCCACACCGGGCTTCTCCAGGTCCTCCAGGGTGGCGCTGGGGTTATCCTGGGAGCACAGAGAGTGAGCAGCGGTCTAGGGCCAGCTGGGGGACTCTGGGTCCAGAGCGTTGGCAGTCTTTTAAAACTTGCTGCTGCACTGCCGTggattttttgtttgtattggtATTTGCAAATTGAATATACAgccttaaaaaacaacaactaggtTCAACAAAGATATTATAGAGCTATTCATTGTTCCTGTTAAATGAACCTCGACCACATTTAATTCCTCCAAGTCATTTCGTACAGTCAAAGAGTTCAGAGTCTGAGAACAACCAGGGACAGTGTGCGTTACTGTGAAACAGTCAATACCAACACATTGCAACCATGCCAGATAACCCCgattactcggtgttgcacaccggcaacaccgtttgtttttttcagtaataaaaaataaattcagtaaaaattaataatataattagaaTTAAGAAagttaaaatgtgtagaataggacacagttctgctctgtacgggagaattggcgcgccgagaattgacgcgcttccttacaagactggtaaccattgcaacgccagtaaacaaaccccgcaaagcccaatccctacgtgagctccccgcgctacggccatccggaggcgcacggagctgttggccgtgatattatgatatataaaattatattatactattatatatagaacgttataagacgccgagaattggcgcgctgccagccgctgtcaccgagtgtgagaggagagttaacggagaagatggcggttgacctatagtttcaaagttaataccgtttataccctgtgtgaaaatgtccacaccgcggcaaccctacttTGAATACAGTAAATTATATAAACTGCCATCTATATCCTATACCCCTGTCTGCCCGTCTATACCCCCATCCTCTAGCCTCCCTGTTCACCTTCCACAGCTCCTCCAGCTTGTTGATCTGCTGGGCGGTGATCTGGCGCGCACGGAGCTGCTCCTGCTCTGAGGGGATCTTCACCAGCCAGGACAGGAAGCAGCGGTCCTGGATGAGGGGCTGCCACTGGGAGCTGTCCCAGTTGATGTCCTTCAGGCTGCTCTGGCTGGCACATGGCTGTCTGTGGATAGAGAAGGCAGTTGGGCAGGCCAGGGTTAGGGGGCATTTCGTGGACCATGACAGAGGCCAAGAGTTGACTGGCAAGCTTATCTAACCCTGAATTCACATTGGTGTACAATACACACAACTCTAAAATCACATTTGAACTCCACAACATTGTGGTGCACCCATACAGGGCATCCAGGCACCAGATTAAGGTGGCTTTGTGTGAAAGATTGCTGCAGCTTTTCTGCTGTTCTTTCAACCGTGGCTGTAATAGCATCCATTGAACGACTACTGTAATTGAAATGAACATTAACCACATTAACTTTTGTTGACACTGTAGCATGCGGGGCGAGAGGGGTTACCTGCacagaagcaccaccacagaGTCTGCCTTGGCGGGGATGAAGCCCAGCAGGAAGACGTTACGGCAGCCACAGTTGTAGCACTCCAGAACCGTCTCGCCAAGCGGCCCGTCCTTGTGCAGTGTTACCTCCTTGCACTTGGCCCTCACCAGGTGGTTCACAATGTGGctagaagcaaaaaaaaaaagatatggtAGGCAATTTTGAAAAACCAGCCAGAGTGGGCAAGATTCTGAAAGTATCCAACCAAAAAAGaatcccacccctcccttcaggcctccctctaaagccactcccccaaaacaaaaaaagttttcctTGTGGAAAACTCCAGTCAGTCACGGTGAGTGCATGGTCAGACTGTGCACAGGTAGGAGGTGCATACAGGTAGGTTGGTCGAAAGAGACCGAATTAAATTGTTTGGACGGGCTTAAAAGGGGCCAGCAACAGACGACGAACCGTAATCAGGTTATGTTGTAGTCCGAACATTTGATTTAAGGATTGCTGTCTGGATGTcaagagaatttcaacaaataaatattattaaatGCTTTAAAAAAGAATTTGTACCCTCGCTATAACTCACAATTAAAATCATGAAAAGAAAAGTAGATGGAGAGCGGTACAGCAAAAACCCTATGCCCAGAAGGCTCTGGCTGCATCTTTATGTGTTCTAGGTTGATGGTCAAGTGCAAATCAGAATCTAAATCCAAAATTTGCTATTCCCTTTTTTTATGAAAGGCCATATCGTGATCAATTAGCCCACACATTACCAGTCATCATTGAACAGTTTGAGTTTGAGGGCcccgtggtaccatttaactctcaCTAACTCAAACAGTTAGCCTCACATGAACTGGCGTCACTTCAGGGCAACTAAATATAAAATCCGGAGCTAATGATGCAGATAGCACGTTGAACAACATTTGATTTGATATGAGGTAATTTCAATAGAGCAAAGTATTTTAGTGTAGTGTCAATTCATGCCACTCCATAGTGTCAACAGTGGAAATGAAAGCAAACAATTTGACAATAATGTGGCATGTCCCCAGACTGGTTTCACACTTAATTCTTGGCTAGCTACCTGCCAGATGTGTTGCCACGGCCGTTGCAGAACCACTTCTTGCTGGTGTTACAGTAGACAACACAAGCCGGGTCGTGGATGCCACAGTAGCTGGAAATACAAACATATGGTATTTAAATCAAATCCTAGGCCTTTTTCATTGAATACACCTCTCAGTTCTAGTAATCAGAGGACATTTTCTAGAGTTACTTCTGCAATCAACTCAGTACATGGAGATGCCAAAATTATGAATCTCAAAAGGGTAAATATTCATGCCTAACAGACAGAACCTTCAGAATTGTATATGGTCCTGTGTGTACATCTATACAATTCTATATGCAAAATTAACAATCGTCTTGTAACGCATATTTTCTTTACACAACCGTCTTCTTCTGAATAAAATTAGGCAATTTTCTCATTACTGCATAACATCTAGCAGAAAGCACAGTGGGGACCCTACCTGCACGCATGTAGAGGAAGGTCTTTGGTATAATACgtgtcttcctcatcctcctcaaaGTTCAGTTCAGCCAGAAGTTGGCTGGTCTTGGCCACAGAATCATCCACTCCCCCGTTGTGGAGACCCTCGTCCGGTCCGTTCACCTTGATGATAAGAGGCAAAGTTTGATTGCGAAACACATATAACGCTTTCTATCTTACAAACGTGTATAACGTCTATGTGTATAGATGCTACATGCTAAAAGCAGTCGGCTGTAACGTGGAATAGAGGGAAATAAAATATATCCGCTACTACCAAAGCCTGAGAAAAAATGACCTGTGTCCCTCGTGGTTTACAACAACAACGACATGTGCTGGCTAAAATGTACATTCAAACAGGTTGGCATAACTATGGGAAGGTACTAACCAACTGAATGCAGTGGAAAAATGCTAATGTTTAGCGCTGGCTAGTGTTAGCCTAGCACGCTAGGTGGCTATTATTAGTTGGCTAGCAGGCGTAAGGTCGACAAGCTAGCTCGCTAGCTAGCTGCAGCTAACGTTAGCTGGACGGATGTCACGGTTTCCTCTGTTGCTAACGCAAACCACACCAACCTGGTTGTCCAACTGGCTCTGTGTGTGGCCTTGGGTCTGGGTTTGGCTTGGAAGGGTGAAATCGGTGAACTCGTACTCGGATCCCTGAGTGTCTGCTCCGATAAGCTCCGTTTCCTCGGTGTCCAGGAAGGTGAGCGTTTGCGAGCTCGGCCCGTACGCCTCCACACTCATCGTGAAAACAACTTTCGCTTCGTTAATACAGATTACTTTTGCTCAGCTGCAGATGCCCTTCAACTCTCTGGGTTAATTAGGTGTATCTTTACACAACGCGGTGGTCGCCTCGGATTTGAACCCAAACAAAGATTCGAACTGCAGCAGAATTCCCCCAGTCTCGTCGCCGCTCGAGCGCTTCACGTCCAACACACCAAACAGTGACGAACTTCCGAGCGCCACAACAAGCGCACGAAGAGCGCAACAGTGTGACGTGACACTAGGCGGGAGAATGATAGAGCGATGATGGAGAGTGAGTAGGATAGCGATGAGGTGGGGAGAATGTTTATGATTATTAGaaaacaaacatatacacaattAATTGGGCTAAAGTAGAAACATATTAGGTTTTGTTGTttaggaaaacacacacacacacacacacacacacacacacacacacacacacacacacacacacacacacacacacacacacacacacacacacacacacacacactcgttatTGTTAATATGATATAACAGGTTATTCCTTCAGGGTCAAAAATAGACAGGCACAATATTATGATTTGTTAGGTCTGATTTGCTATATAAACATGGTCAGGATAAACAGTGAAAAGGGTAGAAAATTGTTAGTCATGTATCACCATTTATTTCTGTGTTATCTTGGCAAGTAGAAAACATAGCAAAACAAATTCTAATATTTTCTAAAATCTCTACAGACAATATTTTGGTCATTAAGCGTTACCACAAACGTCTACATCTTTCCAAGTGAACCTTTAATTATTGTTTAGTTGCATCATATGAAGCACTTTCGACATGATTGACCATTCCACTGTATTTTCAATAACATAACACTGAACAGGGATTAAGATTTCACACTTACTCAAACACAAGATGATTGGCCGTAAAGTATGTAAAACCAAATCTGCATTCTaaatccaaaataaaaaaagacggTGGTGGAAGGTTAAAAGACTGTTTCCCATATTAAAGGTAGGATAGCCAATATAGTTGTGAAGATtttgtaagaaaaaaaaattaaatggtCCTTACTTCGAGACAGCATTCAATAAAATCCATGTCACAGGCCTGTAATAAGCCTGTCCAACTTTTTAATTCAATTGAATAATATGATTGGATGGCAATCCTCCCGGTCTGCATTCATTGCATATGACCGAAATCTTTCAAAGGCAAGATAAAACAAGCGATCTAGCCATGTGTTTTGAGAGAGTCgctttggagggaggcctgaaggCAGGGGTGGGATCTTTTTAGTTGATGCTTTCAAAATCTTGCTTACTCTGTCTcgtttctccaaattgcctaccGTGGCTTTAATGAAGTAAGTATTCAGAATCTTTAGACATCAGAACCTCTTGAAAGGTGGCACCGAACATCCAGTTGGATGACATAACAAAGACAAAGAGCCTGAATGAAAAGCACCCCAAAATAGGCATTCTGTGACATCTCAACCAGTTAAACATCCCATTTCAGATCCATGGTAGATAAATGGTGAATGCTGAAAATACTAAAACTCTTCAATACAGGACCAGTTCTGGAAAACTATAGAAGTAAAAGTGACAGTAaacttaagataaaataaaaagtggtCCAGATTAAAAACTAAAAGAATAGGACATTTTTGTTAAAAGAAAGTGCTGGGGCCCACAAATTGCCGGCCCACCTCTGACGTGATAAACTGTGGGATTTGACTTCATGGAATCAGAACCTTATAAAAGGCAGCACAATCTGCTTCAATGAAGTCTACTACATAAAAGGGTAATAGTCTAATCTTACACTGGACTGCCGGATTTCAACCAACACATCAGCCAACTAACTTTTACAGGTGAGTGACTACACTGGTAACCATCTTATAGCTTAGGAAATTCTCTCTGAAAGTTTCTGTTGTTTAATTTTGTTACCATTTTGAGCAGGTCCTGCAATGGGAATCAGATTTTAATCTACATAAGATATcttgttaaataaatatttaacctAATAAAATACGTAATAAAAAATATCTACCAATATAAATGTGGATACTATTTGACATTAAAGCATGGACAATGTAGGTCGTTTGGCCCCTGGGACCCGAATGTTGCTGAAGCCATAGCTGTATCTAAAACTAGTGATAGCGTTGTTTTAAGATGCAGCCCTGACTCCATTTCACAGCTCAAGGTCAGATCTCTCTCGGGAGGAATCGGAAGGGAAACCGTTTTTCAGTCAGAGGTGGTTCTAGCATGGacttgggagagggggggaaccGGGATCCGACCTCCTCCCTGATTTTAAGATCCTTAGTCAAAGAAGGCAAGAAGAATTTCttataaagaaaaaaaggttAAGAAAACAATTCAATGTTAAATtaggaaacaggaaatcaacACGATTATATTTGGGGAGGGGGAATGAGAATGCTAAATAAATATAAGCCTGTGTATTCTGTCatgtaaacaaaaacacaacagatgCATTGGTCATCGAATGAATCACGTATATCACGTGTCTATGATTTCAATACGAGCTTTTAAGGTTTTCGATCGCTTTTCATGAAACATTAACCATATGTTGGTCACCACGGCGATCCTACAGGATTTGAGATCAAATGAGGGTCACTGTGTTTCATTATGGCAGCTTAAAAACATGTATACCTGAAACCTTTAAAACATTTGACCAATGAGCACctttggagaggggagggtgacATTTGAAGAAGGCTTCAAGGGGTACAGAGATGAAGATGAATCTAAAATGATAAACCCAGTGTTAAACCATACTCAATTCCAGAGAGGAGCTGTAAAAATACTCCCAGTCACTACAACAATCCTACGACAGACAAGTAAGAACATAATATCCCCAAAGTGGTCGTGAAACCAGGTAATAATAAGGCTGTAAGGTTATCAGGAGGGCTGGCAGATGTTGCTCCTTGGTATCAAAACAAATTTGGAGACCGTGCTACAATTCTTCTTGTCCCACAGTAATCTGGGAAGTGTTCTCAGGCCACTGCTGTTTGTAGGGTTCAAAACCTTGAAATTCTGAATTTCAAGTCACTAAAATCACAGTTTGAAGGTAAAGCATGTCTGTCCACTGTTCACCAGATGGGAAGGATCCAAACGACGTCCTGATCCAGTTGCAACGAGAGGCCACCACTGATGTGAACGAGACGAGGAATATCTTCAGCGTACTATTCCGATGGAGAGTATCTCTCCATTCACCAGTGGATGGCATTGATGTATTTTAAGTGGTGGTTCGCGGCTGTGGTTTAAGTGCAATCATCTTCTTGGCGTAAGGCTGGTCAGACAGGAGTAGGGTTGGGGGAGGGTTCAGCTTGAGGTCATGGAGTGTAGGTGATGACAGCagatctcctcttcctcctggtccTGGGTCTCCAGCATCTCCCTGATGATGGCCTGCAGGGCCCGGCCCAGGTCCAGCCCGCTGTAGGGCTTCCCGATTGGCGGGACGTGCACAAAGGCGGAGCGCCCCTGGCTCAGGTACAGAGACGTGTAGTAGGTAAAGTCACAGAGATACCTGAGCAGGTGGAGGAACACAGGGAACAGAGTAAGTGGCAAGACATACGTGCAGGATATAGGTTATAGGTTATGGATATAGGTTATGGATCCAAGTCTTTAAAAGGGTGGATTGCAGTCATAATCTAATGATTTTTAATTAACATAAGTGTGTAGGCTATAATATCCTATATAAGGCCATACAGAAGTTAGCCATTGGGACATAAGCTATCCAATATCGATTCATCTTCAGGAATAACATAAGGATCCTGTAACGTTTCCACAATAGAGAGAGCTATTTTGTTTCTGTAATCGGGAGGCTTCGGATGTAAGTGACGTC
It includes:
- the upf1 gene encoding regulator of nonsense transcripts 1 isoform X2; translated protein: MSVEAYGPSSQTLTFLDTEETELIGADTQGSEYEFTDFTLPSQTQTQGHTQSQLDNQVNGPDEGLHNGGVDDSVAKTSQLLAELNFEEDEEDTYYTKDLPLHACSYCGIHDPACVVYCNTSKKWFCNGRGNTSGSHIVNHLVRAKCKEVTLHKDGPLGETVLECYNCGCRNVFLLGFIPAKADSVVVLLCRQPCASQSSLKDINWDSSQWQPLIQDRCFLSWLVKIPSEQEQLRARQITAQQINKLEELWKDNPSATLEDLEKPGVDEEPQHVLLRYEDAYQYQNIFGPLVKLEADYDKKLKESQTQDNITVRWDLGLNKKRIAYFSLPKTDSGDMRLMQGDEICLRYKGEMAPLWKGIGHVIKVPDRDEIAIELRSSVGAPVEIPHNFQVDFVWKSTSFDRMQSALKTFAVDETSVSGYIYHKLLGHEVEDVVIKCQLPKRFTAQGLPDLNHSQVYAVKTVLQRPLSLIQGPPGTGKTVTSATIVYHLARQGNGPVLVCAPSNIAVDQLTEKIHQTGLKVVRLCAKSREAIDSPVSFLALHNQISNMDSMPELQKLQQLKDETGELSSADEKRYRALKRTAERELLMNADVICGTCVGAGDPRLAKMQFRSILIDESTQATEPECMVPVVLGAKQLILVGDHCQLGPVVMCKKAAKAGLSQSLFERLVVLGIRPIRLQVQYRMHPALSAFPSNIFYEGSLQNGVTAADRIKKGFDFQWPQPDKPMYFYVTQGQEEIASSGTSYLNRTEAANVEKITTRLLKAGAKPDQIGIITPYEGQRSYLVQYMQFSGSLHTKLYQEVEIASVDAFQGREKDFIILSCVRANEHQGIGFLNDPRRLNVALTRAKYGVIIVGNPKALSKQPLWNHLLNYYKEQKVLVEGPLNNLRESLMQFSKPRKLVNTVNPGGRFMSTAMYDAREALIPGSAYDRSGTAGRPSNMYFQTHDQIGMIGAGPGHMAMNIPIPYNLVMPPMPPPGYLGQSNGPAAGRGAMKGKPGRGGRQRSRGMGGGSQGAAGGPSQASQDGASQPFSQGPLTQGYINMSQPSQMSQPGLSQPELSQDSYLGDEFKSQMDVALSQDSTYQGERAYQHGGVTGLSQY
- the upf1 gene encoding regulator of nonsense transcripts 1 isoform X3, coding for MSVEAYGPSSQTLTFLDTEETELIGADTQGSEYEFTDFTLPSQTQTQGHTQSQLDNQVNGPDEGLHNGGVDDSVAKTSQLLAELNFEEDEEDTYYTKDLPLHACSYCGIHDPACVVYCNTSKKWFCNGRGNTSGSHIVNHLVRAKCKEVTLHKDGPLGETVLECYNCGCRNVFLLGFIPAKADSVVVLLCRQPCASQSSLKDINWDSSQWQPLIQDRCFLSWLVKIPSEQEQLRARQITAQQINKLEELWKDNPSATLEDLEKPGVDEEPQHVLLRYEDAYQYQNIFGPLVKLEADYDKKLKESQTQDNITVRWDLGLNKKRIAYFSLPKTDSGDMRLMQGDEICLRYKGEMAPLWKGIGHVIKVPDNEIAIELRSSVGAPVEIPHNFQVDFVWKSTSFDRMQSALKTFAVDETSVSGYIYHKLLGHEVEDVVIKCQLPKRFTAQGLPDLNHSQVYAVKTVLQRPLSLIQGPPGTGKTVTSATIVYHLARQGNGPVLVCAPSNIAVDQLTEKIHQTGLKVVRLCAKSREAIDSPVSFLALHNQISNMDSMPELQKLQQLKDETGELSSADEKRYRALKRTAERELLMNADVICGTCVGAGDPRLAKMQFRSILIDESTQATEPECMVPVVLGAKQLILVGDHCQLGPVVMCKKAAKAGLSQSLFERLVVLGIRPIRLQVQYRMHPALSAFPSNIFYEGSLQNGVTAADRIKKGFDFQWPQPDKPMYFYVTQGQEEIASSGTSYLNRTEAANVEKITTRLLKAGAKPDQIGIITPYEGQRSYLVQYMQFSGSLHTKLYQEVEIASVDAFQGREKDFIILSCVRANEHQGIGFLNDPRRLNVALTRAKYGVIIVGNPKALSKQPLWNHLLNYYKEQKVLVEGPLNNLRESLMQFSKPRKLVNTVNPGGRFMSTAMYDAREALIPGSAYDRSGTAGRPSNMYFQTHDQIGMIGAGPGHMAMNIPIPYNLVMPPMPPPGYLGQSNGPAAGRGAMKGKPGRGGRQRSRGMGGGSQGAAGGPSQASQDGASQPFSQGPLTQGYINMSQPSQMSQPGLSQPELSQDSYLGDEFKSQMDVALSQDSTYQGERAYQHGGVTGLSQY
- the upf1 gene encoding regulator of nonsense transcripts 1 isoform X1 → MSVEAYGPSSQTLTFLDTEETELIGADTQGSEYEFTDFTLPSQTQTQGHTQSQLDNQVNGPDEGLHNGGVDDSVAKTSQLLAELNFEEDEEDTYYTKDLPLHACSYCGIHDPACVVYCNTSKKWFCNGRGNTSGSHIVNHLVRAKCKEVTLHKDGPLGETVLECYNCGCRNVFLLGFIPAKADSVVVLLCRQPCASQSSLKDINWDSSQWQPLIQDRCFLSWLVKIPSEQEQLRARQITAQQINKLEELWKDNPSATLEDLEKPGVDEEPQHVLLRYEDAYQYQNIFGPLVKLEADYDKKLKESQTQDNITVRWDLGLNKKRIAYFSLPKTDSGDMRLMQGDEICLRYKGEMAPLWKGIGHVIKVPDNYGDEIAIELRSSVGAPVEIPHNFQVDFVWKSTSFDRMQSALKTFAVDETSVSGYIYHKLLGHEVEDVVIKCQLPKRFTAQGLPDLNHSQVYAVKTVLQRPLSLIQGPPGTGKTVTSATIVYHLARQGNGPVLVCAPSNIAVDQLTEKIHQTGLKVVRLCAKSREAIDSPVSFLALHNQISNMDSMPELQKLQQLKDETGELSSADEKRYRALKRTAERELLMNADVICGTCVGAGDPRLAKMQFRSILIDESTQATEPECMVPVVLGAKQLILVGDHCQLGPVVMCKKAAKAGLSQSLFERLVVLGIRPIRLQVQYRMHPALSAFPSNIFYEGSLQNGVTAADRIKKGFDFQWPQPDKPMYFYVTQGQEEIASSGTSYLNRTEAANVEKITTRLLKAGAKPDQIGIITPYEGQRSYLVQYMQFSGSLHTKLYQEVEIASVDAFQGREKDFIILSCVRANEHQGIGFLNDPRRLNVALTRAKYGVIIVGNPKALSKQPLWNHLLNYYKEQKVLVEGPLNNLRESLMQFSKPRKLVNTVNPGGRFMSTAMYDAREALIPGSAYDRSGTAGRPSNMYFQTHDQIGMIGAGPGHMAMNIPIPYNLVMPPMPPPGYLGQSNGPAAGRGAMKGKPGRGGRQRSRGMGGGSQGAAGGPSQASQDGASQPFSQGPLTQGYINMSQPSQMSQPGLSQPELSQDSYLGDEFKSQMDVALSQDSTYQGERAYQHGGVTGLSQY